A region of Sulfurimonas sp. DNA encodes the following proteins:
- a CDS encoding cytochrome C — protein sequence MKNILTTLLLSTALFSSVYTKQDRIKDMQVMAEAMTTIETGFFYNNNDIVQNGALSLSDAIRRIKPPLEVKEEKDPMARYMNNKVVFSNKIVKTIDKKAKIIIERFAVGDVQAATQAYTKIMKQCMRCHHEIRQW from the coding sequence GTGAAAAATATATTAACAACCTTATTGTTAAGTACAGCACTTTTTTCGAGTGTATATACAAAGCAAGACAGAATCAAAGATATGCAAGTTATGGCAGAAGCAATGACAACAATTGAAACTGGTTTTTTTTATAACAATAACGATATAGTGCAAAATGGTGCTTTATCTCTCTCAGATGCTATAAGAAGAATTAAGCCACCATTGGAAGTTAAAGAAGAAAAAGACCCAATGGCTAGATACATGAATAATAAAGTAGTTTTTAGTAATAAAATAGTAAAGACTATCGATAAAAAAGCTAAGATAATTATAGAAAGATTTGCTGTTGGTGATGTTCAAGCCGCAACGCAAGCATATACAAAAATAATGAAGCAATGTATGAGATGTCATCACGAAATTCGTCAATGGTGA